From Rhodamnia argentea isolate NSW1041297 chromosome 10, ASM2092103v1, whole genome shotgun sequence, a single genomic window includes:
- the LOC115732905 gene encoding phospholipase A1-II 1-like, whose amino-acid sequence MFKKIPERWRELSGQNNWKNLLDPLDLDLRRYLLHYGERAQATYDNFNYEIKSKNAGNSHYCTKDLFEKVGLTNGNPFKYTATKYFYATSSLKVPGCYLLRSLSREAWSKESNWMGYVAVSTDEGKAALGRRDIMVAWRGTIQPLEWANDFDFLLTPATKILGDTDSDTDTAADAAEDDVNTFIPKVHSGFLSVYTSEDPRSKFNVSSAREQVLTEVQRLVDQYKDEEISITVTGHSLGASIASLNAVDIAWNGYNQPCGTQSKQPFPVTAFVFASPRVGNFRFCKIADSIPSLRILRIANLPDIVWKYPAKGYYANLGQELLINNQLSKYLKHDGGIPSWHSLESYLHGVAGTQGIKAPFKLAVKRDVALVNKHTPFLKDKYLVPEMWWMMKNRGMVQQQDGSWQLEDHEACDSSDDES is encoded by the exons ATGTTTAAGAAAATACCAGAGAGATGGAGGGAGTTAAGTGGGCAGAATAACTGGAAGAACCTCCTGGACCCTCTCGACCTCGACCTGAGGCGTTACCTCCTCCACTACGGTGAGCGGGCCCAAGCGACTTATGACAACTTCAACTACGAGATCAAGTCCAAGAATGCCGGCAACAGCCATTACTGCACGAAAGATCTGTTCGAGAAGGTCGGCCTGACAAATGGGAACCCTTTCAAGTACACTGCCACCAAGTACTTCTATGCGACGTCTTCACTCAAGGTCCCCGGATGTTATCTCCTGAGGTCCCTGTCCAGGGAAGCCTGGAGCAAGGAGTCGAACTGGATGGGGTATGTTGCGGTGTCGACTGACGAAGGTAAGGCCGCGCTTGGACGGAGAGATATAATGGTTGCGTGGAGAGGTACTATTCAGCCCCTGGAATGGGCTAACGATTTCGATTTTCTGCTGACGCCTGCAACAAAGATACTGGGGGACACAGACTCCGATACAGACACAGCTGCAGATGCAGCCGAAGACGATGTTAATACTTTTATTCCTAAAGTGCACAGCGGGTTCCTCTCCGTCTATACCTCAGAGGATCCTCGCTCGAAGTTCAATGTATCTAGTGCCAGGGAACAG GTCCTGACAGAGGTGCAGCGGCTGGTTGACCAATACAAGGACGAGGAAATCAGCATTACTGTCACGGGCCACAGCCTAGGAGCTTCGATTGCATCGCTCAACGCTGTCGACATAGCCTGGAACGGCTACAACCAGCCGTGTGGCACCCAATCAAAGCAACCCTTCCCCGTGACTGCCTTCGTCTTTGCGAGCCCCCGCGTGGGAAATTTCAGATTCTGCAAGATCGCCGACTCCATCCCAAGCCTGCGCATCCTGCGTATCGCCAACCTGCCCGACATAGTCTGGAAGTACCCAGCGAAAGGGTACTATGCCAACCTCGGACAAGAGCTGCTGATCAACAATCAACTTTCCAAGTACTTGAAGCACGACGGGGGCATTCCGAGTTGGCATTCGCTGGAGAGCTATTTGCACGGGGTGGCGGGGACGCAGGGCATAAAAGCACCGTTCAAGCTAGCAGTGAAGAGGGACGTGGCGCTGGTGAACAAGCACACGCCGTTCCTCAAGGATAAGTATCTGGTGCCGGAAATGTGGTGGATGATGAAGAACAGAGGGATGGTTCAGCAGCAGGACGGCTCGTGGCAGCTGGAGGATCATGAGGCCTGCGATTCATCCGATGATGAGTCTTGA
- the LOC115730754 gene encoding transcription factor GTE4-like has translation MASGPIVGGDDGAREKQRYAESKVYTRKSFKGLKKDAAANNTNTDANANTNTNADADADATNAPAVNPANDLENHDDGNSAKHVPSQTIASEDDNSAQQPPSSRVDVASENSGANRQEPAEPSPREPPSGNGSMVTTGLDGKVKINLSSRSKQEIRDLRRKLQSELDTVRNLVKKIEDKEGHSIGFSNSRLLVNDAVDNGPRMVHSEVGSVGVTPRENRALNQLSISVFENSQGMTDSLEKEKRTPKANQFYRNSEFLLAKDKFPPAESNKKSKTNGKKKGGEVRSGLGMGTKFFKSCSSLLDKLMKHEYGWVFNTPVDVKGLGLHDYYSIIKHPMDLGTVKTRLNRNWYKSPKEFAEDVRLTFDNAMTYNPAGQDVHVMAEILFKIFEDRWAIIESDYNREIRFALDYDMGLLPTPTSRKAFPRPPPLDMRRILDRSESMAHPSDMRLKPFSVTPSGRTPAPKKPKAKDPHKRDMTYDEKQKLSTNLQNLPSDKLDNIVQIIKKRNSSLFQHDDEIEVDIDSVDTETLWELDRFVTNYKKSLSKNKRKAELAMQARAEAQQNVPDRDQATVVVEAPKETDTGQKIVSSSLPVQSEGHGPNSSHSSSSNSSSSDSGSSSSDSDSDSSSASGSEAGHSPRT, from the exons ATGGCTTCGGGGCCTATAGTTGGAGGTGATGATGGAGCGAGGGAGAAGCAGAGGTATGCAGAGAGCAAAGTCTACACGAGGAAATCATTCAAGGGACTGAAAAAGGACGCCGCTGCGAACAATACCAATACCGACGCCAACGCCAACACCAACACCAacgccgacgccgacgccgacgccACGAACGCTCCTGCCGTGAACCCGGCCAACGATCTTGAGAACCATGACGATGGAAACAGTGCAAAGCACGTCCCTTCTCAAACTATTGCTTCCGAGGATGATAACTCCGCACAACAACCGCCTAGTTCCCGTGTGGATGTGGCCTCAGAAAATTCCGGTGCCAACCGTCAAGAACCTGCAGAGCCAAGTCCCCGAGAACCTCCGTCCGGTAATGGTTCCATGGTGACGACTGGTCTTGATGGTAAAGTTAAGATTAATTTATCTTCGCGGTCGAAGCAAGAAATCCGCGATCTACGGAGGAAGCTTCAGAGCGAGCTTGATACGGTGAGGAACTTGGTGAAGAAGATTGAGGACAAAGAGGGACATAGTATTGGCTTCAGTAACTCACGTCTGTTGGTGAATGATGCAGTTGATAATGGTCCAAGAATGGTTCACTCAGAGGTGGGCTCGGTTGGAGTTACTCCTCGTGAGAATCGGGCTTTGAATCAGCTGAGCATATCTGTTTTCGAGAATAGTCAGGGGATGACCGATAGtttggagaaggagaagaggacaCCAAAAGCTAACCAGTTCTACAGGAACTCTGAGTTCTTGCTTGCCAAGGATAAGTTTCCACCTGCTGAGAGCAACAAGAAGTCAAAAACGAatgggaagaagaaaggaggggaGGTAAGAAGTGGGTTAGGGATGGGAACGAAGTTTTTCAAGAGTTGCAGCTCTTTGCTCGACAAGTTGATGAAACATGAATATGGATGGGTGTTTAACACTCCAGTTGATGTAAAGGGCCTTGGTTTGCATGATTATTATAGCATcataaagcatccaatggactTGGGCACTGTGAAGACAAGGCTGAACCGGAACTGGTACAAGTCCCCAAAAGAATTTGCCGAGGATGTTAGACTTACATTCGATAATGCCATGACTTATAACCCTGCAGGGCAAGATGTTCATGTCATGGCTGAGATTCTGTTCAAGATATTTGAGGATAGATGGGCCATTATAGAGTCAGATTACAATCGTGAAATACGGTTTGCATTAGACTATGACATGGGTCTTCTTCCTACGCCTACATCAAGAAAGGCATTTCCTCGCCCCCCTCCACTAGATATGAGAAGGATATTAGATAGGTCTGAATCTATGGCGCATCCGTCTGATATGAGGCTGAAACCATTTAGTGTTACTCCTTCCGGTAGGACACCTGCACCTAAAAAGCCCAAGGCGAAGGATCCTCATAAAAGAGACATGACATATGATGAGAAGCAGAAACTTAGTACAAATCTCCAGAACTTGCCTTCTGACAAGCTGGATAACATAGTGCAGATCATCAAGAAGAGGAATTCGTCTCTTTTTCAACATGATGATGAAATTGAGGTGGACATTGACAGTGTTGACACTGAGACTTTGTGGGAGCTTGATAGGTTTGTCACAAACTATAAGAAGAGTTTAAGCAAGAATAAAAGGAAAGCGGAACTTGCCATGCAAGCCAGGGCAGAAGCACAGCAGAATGTTCCTGATAGG GATCAGGCCACTGTTGTGGTAGAGGCACCAAAAGAAACTGACACAG GTCAGAAGATTGTTTCGTCCTCGCTGCCTGTTCAATCAGAAGGACATGGACCTAACTCAAGTCATTCAAGCAGTTCAAACTCCTCTAGCAGTGATTCTGGTTCATCCTCAAGTG aTTCAGATAGTGACAGTTCCTCAGCTTCAGGATCTGAAGCAGGGCATTCACCAAGGACCTGA